The stretch of DNA CTCGTTCGCGAGGATCGCCGCGTACTGCGTCATCAGGGGCAGCTGGTCGTGGAACACCCCCGCAGCCGAAGGGGGCGGCGGGGGTGTTTCACGTGAAACACTCATGCGGACCTCAGGCGTCCGCCGCCGGCAGCACGACGACGTGACGGCTCCGGTCAGCGCCCTCGGACTCACTGGCGAGTCCGGCGGCCGCGACAGCGTCGTGCACGACCTTCCGCTCGAACGGGCTCATCGGATCGAGCGCCACGCGCGGCTCGCCCGAGCGGACCCGCTCGATCGCGCCGGCCGCCACCGACTCCAGCGCGACCCTGCGCTGGGCACGGAAGCCGCCGACGTCGAGCATCAGTCGGCTCCGCTCGCCGGTCTCGCGGTACACGGCGAGCCGGGTCAGCTCCTGCAGCGCCTCCAGCACCTCACCACCGCGTCCGACCAGGTGGTCCAGGCCGCCGCCGACGACGGAGACCGACGCACGGTCGTTCTCCACGTCCATGTCGATGTCGCCGTCGAGGTCGGCGATGTCGAGCAGCTCCTCGAGGAAGTCCGCGGCGATGTCGCCCTCGGCCTCCAGCTTCGCAGCGTCGGTCATGACCGGATCACTTCCTCTTCTTCTTGTTCGGGCTCGGCTTGGACCCGGAGGTCCGCTGGTTGCGCGTCTGCTTCTTCGGCTGGTTGCGCTGCAGACCGGGGTGCGGCTTCTCGATCTCCTTCAGCGGGTCCTCCGGCACGTTCTTGCCGTGCTTGGCGTCGCGCTCCTGCTTCGCCTTGAACGCCGGCGTGCCCGGCGCGGGGTTGTTGCGGATGACGTAGAACTGCTGGCCCATGGTCCAGAAGTTCGAGGTGGTCCAGTAGATGAGGACGCCCACGGGGAAGGCGATGCCGCCGACGGCGAAGACGACCGGCAGCACGTAGAGCAGCAGCTTCTGCTGCTGGGCGTACGGACCCGACAGCGCGTCCGGCGGCATGTTCTTGCTCATCAGCTGGCGCTGCGTGATGAACTGCGTGGCGCACATCGTCAGCACCATGATCACGGCGATGATGCGCGTCTCGACGTGCGTCGCGCTGACGAGCGTGTCGGCGATCCGGCCGCCGAGGAACACCGCGTCCTGCAGCTCCTCGGCCAGCTTGGCCGTCATGAACCCGCGGGCACCGTCGGCGCCGTTCTTCGCGGCCTGGTCGATCACGCGGAACAGCGCGAAGAAGACCGGCATCTGCAGCAGCAGCGGCAGGCACGACGCGAACGGGTTGGTGTTGTGCTCCTTCCAGAGCTTCATCTGCTCCTGAGCCAGGCGCTCCCGGTCGTGCCCGTACTTCTTCTGCAGCTCCTTGATGTGGGGCTGTAGCAGCTGCATGTTGCGGCTGCTCTTGATCTGCTTGACGAACAGCGGGATGAGCAGCGCGCGGATCGTCACCGTCAGGCCGACGATCGCCAGCGCCCACGACCAGCCGCCCGACGGGTCGAGGCCGAGCCGCGTGAAGATCTCGTGCCAGACGAGCAGCACGCCGGACACCGCGTAGTACAGCGGCGTCATGATGGCCGAGCCGATCGAACCTAGGAAGTCGAACATGGTTCTCCAGGGGTGGGGGTGACCGTCGCCGAGGCGACGGGAGGTTCAGAGGGGTGCTGCTCGTCCTCGGGCGTGCCCTGGGCACCGCGACGTGGCGGCACCGGATCGACGCCACCGGCAGCCCAAGGATGACACCGGCACACACGTCGCGCGGCGAGCCACGACCCGCGGGCGGCGCCGTGCGTCTCGACGGCCTCGAGCGCGTAGGCGGAGCAGGTCGGGTAGTAGCGGCAGACCTGGCCGTACAACGGGCTGATCGCGAACCGGTAGGCCCGGAGCAGCCACACGAGCACGGTCCTCACCGGTGCACCCCGCCCCGACGCTCCGCCTTCTCGACCGCCGTCGTCAGCACGGACTCGAGGTCGGCCGACAACGTCGGGCCGTCGACGGACGCCGCACGGGGCAGCGCCCGCACCACGAGCCGCGACCCCGCCGGCACCGAGGCCAACGCCCCGTGCTCGAGGTGGTCGCGCACGCGGTGCCGCAGCCGACGCTTGACGCGGTTGCGCACGACGGCCGGCCCCA from Aeromicrobium erythreum encodes:
- the yidC gene encoding membrane protein insertase YidC; this encodes MFDFLGSIGSAIMTPLYYAVSGVLLVWHEIFTRLGLDPSGGWSWALAIVGLTVTIRALLIPLFVKQIKSSRNMQLLQPHIKELQKKYGHDRERLAQEQMKLWKEHNTNPFASCLPLLLQMPVFFALFRVIDQAAKNGADGARGFMTAKLAEELQDAVFLGGRIADTLVSATHVETRIIAVIMVLTMCATQFITQRQLMSKNMPPDALSGPYAQQQKLLLYVLPVVFAVGGIAFPVGVLIYWTTSNFWTMGQQFYVIRNNPAPGTPAFKAKQERDAKHGKNVPEDPLKEIEKPHPGLQRNQPKKQTRNQRTSGSKPSPNKKKRK
- a CDS encoding protein jag, whose translation is MTDAAKLEAEGDIAADFLEELLDIADLDGDIDMDVENDRASVSVVGGGLDHLVGRGGEVLEALQELTRLAVYRETGERSRLMLDVGGFRAQRRVALESVAAGAIERVRSGEPRVALDPMSPFERKVVHDAVAAAGLASESEGADRSRHVVVLPAADA
- the yidD gene encoding membrane protein insertion efficiency factor YidD, which codes for MRTVLVWLLRAYRFAISPLYGQVCRYYPTCSAYALEAVETHGAARGSWLAARRVCRCHPWAAGGVDPVPPRRGAQGTPEDEQHPSEPPVASATVTPTPGEPCSTS
- the rnpA gene encoding ribonuclease P protein component — translated: MLGRPHRMREAGDFKVAVRRGVKASSPTLVAHLSIGTDGDTSVGFVVSKAVGPAVVRNRVKRRLRHRVRDHLEHGALASVPAGSRLVVRALPRAASVDGPTLSADLESVLTTAVEKAERRGGVHR